The nucleotide sequence GTTTGAGTATTATTTCATCGAGACCACAGACCTTGAAGGTCAGCCGGGTCTTGGTGGAGGAATGGGGCTTCGTGGTAGTCCTGAACAGAGGATCACCAATTTCATTGGAGTAACTTCGGTAGATGAGTACTGCGACCGTGTGAAAGAACTCGGAGGAATGGTGCTCCAGTCAAAGATGCCTGTGCCCGGCTGGGGATATCTTGCAGTTTGTATGGATACCGAAAAGAACACTTTCGGTCTATGGGAAGTTAATGAGAACGCAGAGTAAGGTCATTTTAGATCCGGATCAGACCGGCCTGAGCAGGTTGATGGATCTTTGTTCCGATCTGATCTGACCGAATTTGATTCGAGCTGATCTTCGACTGTATCAAAGGGGAAATAAAATGAGTACAGATCTTGTAATAAAAGTAGGTGGAGCCGCAGGTCAGGGATTACAGACCATAGGTGTTGCACTTGCAAAGACCTTTAAATCGAGTGGTTTCAACGTTTTTGCCACCCAGTTCTACCTTTCAAGGGTAAGGGGTGGACATAATACGTTCCAGGTAAGGATAAGCGAGGAACCGATCAGGGCAATGACCGAGAAAGTGGATATCCTGATAGCTCTTGATAAAGAGTCTATTGAGGAGCAAATTGAGGAAATGTCCAATGGGGTCATAATATTTGATAATGATGTCGTTAAGATAGACAATACAAATGACCTGTTTTTCAATGTCCCGATGCTGAAGATCGCAAAAGATGTCTGTGGGAACAAGATATATTCTAATTCCGTTGCAAGTGGTGCTGCCCTTGGTCTGATGTGCTTTGAATTTGATTATCTTGCAAAGGTCCTGACTGAAACTTTCAAGAAGAAAGGAGAGGAGATCATTGATAACAATATCAAAGCAGCACGTGCCGGCTATGATTATGCAAGAGAGAACTTCCCCTCGGAATGCAAGTTCTCTGTGAGTGAACCTTCGGATAAAGATGGAAGGATGCTTATCGCAGGAAACGACGCTGTCGGACTTGGTGCTCTTGCTGCCGGAGTACAATTCCTTGCAGCATATCCGATGACACCATCTACAGGGGTCATGACCTATGTGGCTGCAAATGCTGATGACTTCAATGTCGTAGTTGAACAGGCAGAAGATGAGATCGCTGCCCTGAACATGGTGCTTGGTGCTTCCTTTGCCGGTGCAAGGGCTATGACAACAACTTCAGGCGGTGGATTCTGCCTGATGTCAGAAGCTCTGGGTCTTTCCGGTATCACGGAGACACCTGCTGTGATATTCTTATCCCAGCGTCCCGGGCCTGCTACCGGTCTTCCTACCATGACCGAGCAGGGTGATCTCCAGTTCGTGCTAACCGCAGCACAGGGTGAGTTCCCCCGCTGTGTACTGGCTCCCGGAACACCGGATGACTGTTTCTACATGACAGCTGAAGCTTTCAACATTGCTGACAAGTACCAGATCCCGGTCTTTGTCATGAGCGACCAGTATCTTGCAGATTCACTTTTCACATGTAAGAGGTTTGATCCCTCGAAGGTTAAGATTAAAAGATATCTGATGTCTGATGAAGAACTGGTCGGGAATGGTGAATATAAACGCTATGAGCTAACCATGACAGGTATCTCGCCGCGTGCAATACCCGGGCAGGCAGGAAAAGTGGTCGTTGCCGATAGTGATGAACACAATGAATATGGTCATATTGACCAGACCATCGAGAACCGTATCCTGATGAATGAAAAGAGGATGAAAAAGCTCGATCTTTTGAGAGATGATATGGAAACGCCGCATCAGTATGGTCCTAAAGATGCCAAAATAACGCTTGTCGGATGGGGTTCTACATATGGTCCTCTTATGGAAGTAGTGAACATCCTCATAAGTGAAGGTCATTCGGTGAACCATGTTCACTTCACTCATGTTTTCCCCCTGCCTGTAGAGGCTACCAGAAACCTTCTTGAAAATTCAGAGACCATCGTTTGCGTGGAGAACAATGCAACGGGACAATTTGCAAGGTTGCTTGAATGTGAGATTGGTCTGCATATTTCTGAAAAGATCCTTAGGTCTGATGGGAAACCGTACAGTCCTGAATCAATAATACGTTCCATGAGAGACAAAGAGGTGATCTGATATGGTAAGCGTGGAAGATTACGGTGAATTTGAGACAGAATGGTGCCCAGGTTGCGGGAACTTTATGATACTTAAGGCTGTCAAACGTGCCCTTGCAGAACTTGGCAGGTCGCCGGATGAGGTATTGATCACATCAGGTATCGGGCAGTCAAGCAAATTGCCACATTACCTGAAATGCAATGTCTTCAACGGACTTCATGGCAGATCCCTGCCTCCTGCAATAGGTGCAAAGGTCGCCAACCATGAGCTAACTGTACTTGCAGTCACAGGAGACGGTGATTGTTATGGTGAAGGTGGTAATCATTTCCTGCACAATGTCAGGAGAAATCCCAACATCACCCTGATAGTTCATGACAACCAGATATATGGCCTTACCAAAGGCCAGGCTTCGCCTACAAGTGAGCTTGGCATGAAGACAAAGGTACAGACACATGGCGTGTTCAACACTCCGCTGAACCCATTGTCGCTTGCAATTTCCCTTGACTGCTCATTTGTAAGCAGGGGTTTTGCAGGTGATGTTCCTCACCTTACAGAGTTGATCAAAAAAGCTATACAACACAAGGGTTTCTCTCTTGTGGATGTGCTTCAGCCATGCATTTCCTTTAATAAGCTTAACACTTTCAGCTGGTATTCAGAAAGGGTCTATAAGATGGAAGATGGTGATCACAGTCCTGATGACAGGGCAAAGGCATTTGAAAAGTCTCTGGAATGGGGAGAAAGAATACCTTTAGGTGTCTTTTACATTAATGAGAAACCTACTTTCGAGGACCATCTTGATGTTCTCAGGTCCGGGACATTAGTAGGAAATAAAAGTGATCCTCAAAAAGTAGATGAACTTCTCGACAGTTTCATCTGAAATCTTTTTTATATCTTTTTCAACACATTTTAAATCCATTTTCCCTGTCACTATTGAGCTATCATCCTGCTATTTTTTTCAAACGGTTTGCTGCCGTCTTCAATGCCAGGGTCATAGCATTATGGAAAGATTGTTGTAATTAAATATGAACCAGATTCCAAAGATCATCATAAAACTTCCACAGAAGTACAAGACTCGTTTATGGTTTTTACGGGATATGAAATCTTTGCCTCTGGATGTAGAGGATGATACTGTAACAAGATAACCAAGATCTGCTATCCAGTGACCGATAACAAATGCAATTATGGCAACAGTCCCTATAAGATATTCCTGAAGTATTATGGCACTACCTGCTGTAA is from Methanococcoides sp. AM1 and encodes:
- a CDS encoding 2-oxoacid:acceptor oxidoreductase subunit alpha, giving the protein MSTDLVIKVGGAAGQGLQTIGVALAKTFKSSGFNVFATQFYLSRVRGGHNTFQVRISEEPIRAMTEKVDILIALDKESIEEQIEEMSNGVIIFDNDVVKIDNTNDLFFNVPMLKIAKDVCGNKIYSNSVASGAALGLMCFEFDYLAKVLTETFKKKGEEIIDNNIKAARAGYDYARENFPSECKFSVSEPSDKDGRMLIAGNDAVGLGALAAGVQFLAAYPMTPSTGVMTYVAANADDFNVVVEQAEDEIAALNMVLGASFAGARAMTTTSGGGFCLMSEALGLSGITETPAVIFLSQRPGPATGLPTMTEQGDLQFVLTAAQGEFPRCVLAPGTPDDCFYMTAEAFNIADKYQIPVFVMSDQYLADSLFTCKRFDPSKVKIKRYLMSDEELVGNGEYKRYELTMTGISPRAIPGQAGKVVVADSDEHNEYGHIDQTIENRILMNEKRMKKLDLLRDDMETPHQYGPKDAKITLVGWGSTYGPLMEVVNILISEGHSVNHVHFTHVFPLPVEATRNLLENSETIVCVENNATGQFARLLECEIGLHISEKILRSDGKPYSPESIIRSMRDKEVI
- a CDS encoding 2-oxoacid:ferredoxin oxidoreductase subunit beta, giving the protein MVSVEDYGEFETEWCPGCGNFMILKAVKRALAELGRSPDEVLITSGIGQSSKLPHYLKCNVFNGLHGRSLPPAIGAKVANHELTVLAVTGDGDCYGEGGNHFLHNVRRNPNITLIVHDNQIYGLTKGQASPTSELGMKTKVQTHGVFNTPLNPLSLAISLDCSFVSRGFAGDVPHLTELIKKAIQHKGFSLVDVLQPCISFNKLNTFSWYSERVYKMEDGDHSPDDRAKAFEKSLEWGERIPLGVFYINEKPTFEDHLDVLRSGTLVGNKSDPQKVDELLDSFI
- a CDS encoding VOC family protein, with amino-acid sequence MPTIAHFDLPVDDPERAKKFYGELFDWKIEKVEGPFEYYFIETTDLEGQPGLGGGMGLRGSPEQRITNFIGVTSVDEYCDRVKELGGMVLQSKMPVPGWGYLAVCMDTEKNTFGLWEVNENAE